One segment of Rhodopirellula baltica SH 1 DNA contains the following:
- a CDS encoding DEAD/DEAH box helicase, translated as MDWIAEDQLGSLGLLMGEAVERLVDSHDQGFDSRAAMLTVKTPTLTQGDNGVRFDFQVVGNREKQQTVALEIVPQVDEDDPGGVGELSSECQCGCVAFLRDNSCPHTLAAAWWLQEQIARRNGNGQLIEFLGGLKADAVAAGKQFVDELLRRAKNSRPAPAEDAEPTRLQWRVRVNMASQTAPLTITPFEQKQRKGGKGWTKGREVRSFDLLDQNLLTDPLDSKIASLTSVPTHGVHDDNYAIFEALRMLAGHENVAWDDQNALPVEVFCSQLLLTLQPVEVEQSKKPKASKSQTDGEASKKKTAAKTTRKSSGKRSGKSADELLGNVTATMTMPESELDSIEAPSADGLIPDDLIPDDEKVEVQFQPRLSVDGIDIDVQKCEIVVGGLSPVEPAIILADADEDRIVLCTLADPAAIGIIQFLLRGDYRDTLLDHATASRLALAAGSIDSLIRVELPPQLAGPIVPAPCELVLQMRPRPGAGLKVSLRVYESRLRDSLIPGDAPELVPCLAETGPIRLQRDLKAELESAEKIVQRFGLSRLSHESTMEWVALTDHAALDLLGRLHDAGDESPRIVWPEGETFRVRGEITPKSLRIKIDDSPDWFGMTGTVTVDGVDVPLQDLLMAVREDRQLVRVGDRRFAKISEAFRKRLTQLGDTLVSEKGQLRLAGAAVPLARDVLGDDVTLETTAAWHQAIERLDSLQDWSPDRPEGLDATLRDYQLDGYRWLARLSRWGVGGVLADDMGLGKTVQTLGILVERGPVGPALVVAPTSVGENWVREAEKFTPALTGKLYRDCDRDEVIKTAGPNDLLIVSYQLLQRDAKRFASRGWHTLVLDEAQFIKNSQTKTSQAIRTIQADWRLGLSGTPLENHLGELWSLFRTLSPGLLGSWQRFRSRFAEPIERHSDADRRESLARLVRPFVLRRTKDKVLKELPPRTEITLRAELSAPERKLYEDARLAALAELTAGGGAPSHEGRRRIQTLSWLTRLRQLACHPSLVEPSWKGTSSKLQLFLSLVEELREGDHRALVFSQFVKHLSVVRAALDERGISYQYLDGATPSHERQRRVDAFQNGEGDLFLISLKAGGTGLNLTAADYVLHLDPWWNPAVEDQATDRAHRIGQERAVTVYRLVAERTIEEQILQLHADKRELVAGILDGTDAAAKLQTQDLIDLIKAEMG; from the coding sequence ATGGACTGGATCGCGGAAGACCAACTCGGATCGCTTGGATTGCTGATGGGCGAGGCGGTGGAGCGTCTCGTTGATTCGCACGACCAGGGTTTCGATTCCCGCGCAGCAATGCTGACGGTGAAGACCCCAACCCTGACTCAAGGCGACAACGGTGTTCGCTTTGATTTCCAAGTGGTTGGCAACCGAGAAAAGCAGCAAACCGTTGCTCTCGAAATCGTCCCGCAAGTCGACGAGGACGATCCCGGCGGAGTCGGCGAACTGTCCAGCGAATGCCAGTGCGGATGCGTGGCTTTTCTGCGAGACAATTCGTGCCCGCACACACTGGCCGCCGCGTGGTGGTTGCAAGAACAAATCGCTCGCAGAAACGGCAACGGGCAGCTGATCGAATTTTTGGGCGGCCTGAAAGCTGACGCGGTCGCGGCGGGCAAGCAGTTCGTTGATGAACTGTTGCGACGAGCTAAAAATTCGCGACCGGCACCCGCCGAAGACGCTGAACCCACTCGTTTGCAATGGCGAGTTCGCGTGAACATGGCATCGCAAACGGCACCACTGACAATCACGCCGTTTGAACAAAAGCAACGCAAGGGTGGCAAGGGTTGGACGAAGGGTCGCGAAGTCCGCAGCTTTGATTTGCTGGATCAAAACTTGTTGACCGATCCACTGGACAGCAAGATCGCATCGCTGACGTCGGTGCCGACACACGGCGTTCATGACGACAACTACGCCATCTTCGAAGCCTTGCGAATGCTGGCCGGCCACGAGAATGTTGCCTGGGACGATCAAAACGCACTTCCCGTGGAAGTTTTCTGCAGTCAGTTGTTGTTGACGTTGCAGCCCGTCGAAGTCGAACAGTCCAAGAAACCCAAAGCATCCAAAAGCCAAACCGACGGCGAAGCTTCGAAGAAAAAGACCGCGGCAAAAACCACTCGCAAGTCATCAGGCAAACGTTCGGGTAAATCGGCCGATGAGTTATTGGGCAACGTCACCGCAACGATGACGATGCCCGAATCGGAACTCGACTCCATCGAGGCTCCATCCGCTGATGGTTTGATCCCCGACGATTTGATTCCCGATGACGAAAAGGTCGAGGTGCAATTCCAACCGCGACTGTCGGTCGACGGAATCGACATCGATGTGCAAAAGTGCGAGATCGTTGTCGGCGGACTGAGCCCCGTCGAGCCGGCGATCATTTTGGCCGACGCCGACGAAGACCGCATCGTCCTGTGCACACTGGCCGATCCCGCCGCGATCGGGATCATTCAGTTCTTGCTGCGCGGCGATTACCGCGACACCCTGCTTGATCACGCGACCGCTTCGCGTTTGGCTCTGGCCGCTGGATCGATCGACTCGCTGATTCGAGTGGAGTTGCCACCGCAATTGGCCGGCCCAATCGTTCCGGCTCCGTGTGAGTTGGTGCTGCAAATGCGTCCGCGTCCGGGGGCAGGACTGAAGGTATCTCTGCGGGTGTACGAGTCACGTTTACGAGATTCGTTGATTCCTGGGGATGCTCCCGAGTTGGTGCCGTGCCTGGCCGAGACCGGTCCGATTCGATTGCAACGCGATTTGAAAGCGGAATTGGAATCTGCCGAAAAGATTGTGCAACGTTTTGGACTCAGCCGCCTGTCTCACGAAAGCACTATGGAGTGGGTCGCGCTGACCGATCACGCCGCATTGGATTTGCTCGGTCGTTTGCATGACGCCGGTGATGAATCACCCCGAATCGTTTGGCCCGAAGGAGAAACGTTCCGCGTTCGTGGTGAGATCACACCGAAGTCCCTACGAATCAAAATCGATGACTCACCGGACTGGTTCGGCATGACGGGAACCGTGACCGTCGATGGTGTCGACGTGCCACTGCAAGATCTGTTAATGGCGGTCCGCGAAGACCGGCAACTCGTCCGTGTCGGCGATCGCCGTTTCGCGAAAATCAGCGAGGCGTTTCGCAAACGTTTGACTCAGTTGGGCGATACGCTGGTCAGCGAGAAAGGACAACTGCGATTGGCCGGAGCGGCCGTGCCATTGGCTCGCGACGTTCTTGGCGACGACGTGACGCTGGAAACAACCGCGGCTTGGCACCAAGCGATTGAGCGTCTCGATTCGCTTCAGGATTGGTCGCCCGATCGTCCGGAAGGCTTGGACGCAACGCTTCGTGATTACCAGTTGGACGGCTACCGATGGTTGGCTCGTTTGAGTCGCTGGGGCGTCGGTGGTGTTTTGGCCGATGACATGGGTCTCGGTAAAACGGTTCAGACGCTTGGCATCTTGGTCGAACGTGGCCCCGTTGGCCCCGCGTTGGTCGTGGCGCCAACCAGTGTCGGTGAGAACTGGGTCCGAGAAGCGGAGAAATTCACTCCCGCGTTGACCGGCAAGCTTTACCGCGATTGCGATCGAGACGAAGTCATCAAGACCGCGGGCCCGAACGACTTGCTGATTGTCAGCTACCAATTGCTGCAACGCGACGCGAAACGATTCGCTTCGCGAGGTTGGCACACGTTGGTGCTCGACGAAGCTCAATTCATCAAGAACTCGCAAACCAAAACTTCGCAAGCCATTCGAACGATCCAAGCGGATTGGCGTTTGGGGCTTTCCGGTACGCCACTGGAGAATCACCTCGGCGAGTTGTGGAGTCTCTTCCGAACGTTGAGTCCCGGCTTGCTCGGATCATGGCAAAGATTCCGAAGTCGATTCGCCGAACCGATTGAACGACACAGCGACGCGGATCGCCGTGAATCGTTGGCGCGTTTGGTTCGCCCATTTGTGTTGCGCCGGACCAAAGACAAAGTGCTGAAAGAATTGCCGCCTCGAACCGAGATCACGCTTCGCGCGGAATTGTCGGCGCCCGAACGCAAACTTTACGAAGACGCTCGTTTGGCCGCGCTAGCGGAATTGACCGCGGGCGGCGGAGCACCATCGCACGAAGGCCGGCGTCGAATTCAAACACTGTCATGGTTGACCCGTCTGCGTCAACTTGCCTGTCACCCATCGTTGGTCGAACCAAGCTGGAAGGGAACCTCTTCCAAATTGCAACTGTTCTTGTCACTGGTGGAAGAGCTTCGCGAAGGTGATCACCGCGCCCTCGTGTTCAGCCAATTCGTCAAACACCTCAGCGTGGTGCGAGCCGCTTTGGACGAACGTGGAATATCGTATCAGTACCTTGATGGTGCCACTCCGTCGCACGAACGACAACGCCGCGTCGATGCTTTCCAAAACGGCGAAGGCGATCTGTTCTTGATCTCATTGAAGGCTGGTGGAACCGGTTTGAACCTGACCGCGGCTGACTATGTGTTGCACTTGGATCCATGGTGGAATCCCGCCGTCGAAGACCAAGCAACTGACCGAGCGCACCGCATTGGGCAAGAACGTGCGGTGACGGTTTATCGATTGGTCGCTGAGCGAACGATCGAGGAGCAAATCCTTCAGTTGCATGCAGACAAGCGAGAGCTCGTTGCCGGCATCTTGGATGGCACCGATGCCGCCGCGAAGTTGCAAACGCAAGACTTGATCGACCTGATCAAGGCTGAAATGGGCTGA
- a CDS encoding DUF1589 domain-containing protein, whose amino-acid sequence MLWNKASRPAGHARLSDVRPYTPPGTTWPTFLSQPDASARKDTLRFQINISSRILVR is encoded by the coding sequence ATGCTTTGGAACAAAGCGAGCCGCCCAGCCGGTCACGCAAGACTCAGCGATGTCCGTCCATACACCCCGCCAGGTACAACCTGGCCTACATTTCTGTCCCAACCTGACGCGTCAGCAAGGAAAGACACCCTCCGCTTTCAGATCAACATCTCTTCGCGGATTTTGGTGAGGTAG